A window from Kribbella jejuensis encodes these proteins:
- a CDS encoding phosphatase PAP2 family protein → MADHRTPPKLPIVIGAVVFLWALADVVFDGPLRRWDRSLLMGAEPYVHQPLGWRLVSDIGGVWVLVVALLSAVVVHLLRRGTMRLLLRAAACFVAVEAAIWLAKATIGRTAPRSGVDDLEAHGMSFPSGHTAGSLALLTIAAAVIVPPGSRLAAFTAWFIPLISAAVGVSTVALHFHWPTDVLGGWGLGLVAATFIRHSVAEKVERQ, encoded by the coding sequence ATGGCCGACCACAGAACGCCCCCGAAGCTACCCATCGTGATTGGCGCGGTGGTGTTCCTGTGGGCGCTGGCGGACGTCGTGTTCGACGGGCCGTTACGGCGGTGGGACCGTTCGCTACTGATGGGTGCCGAGCCGTACGTCCATCAGCCGCTCGGCTGGCGACTGGTGTCCGACATCGGCGGCGTCTGGGTGCTCGTGGTCGCGCTGCTCAGTGCGGTGGTGGTCCATCTGCTGCGTCGCGGAACCATGCGCCTGCTGCTGCGGGCCGCCGCGTGTTTCGTCGCGGTCGAGGCCGCGATCTGGTTGGCGAAGGCAACCATCGGCCGTACGGCGCCACGCTCAGGGGTCGACGACCTCGAGGCACATGGCATGTCCTTTCCCTCCGGCCACACCGCAGGCAGTCTCGCTCTACTGACCATCGCCGCGGCCGTCATCGTCCCTCCCGGCAGCCGGCTCGCCGCTTTCACCGCTTGGTTCATCCCGCTGATCTCCGCAGCGGTCGGCGTCTCCACCGTCGCCCTCCACTTTCACTGGCCGACGGACGTACTGGGCGGCTGGGGCCTCGGCCTGGTCGCAGCCACCTTCATCCGGCACTCGGTCGCGGAGAAAGTCGAGCGGCAGTAG
- a CDS encoding helix-turn-helix domain-containing protein, translating to MLTLDGYLLAPRRERFTLAIDTYETWALLLPRNGAFAFEVTGVPPGTARFGDIVFCPPGGSLQRRMHSPAAIFHARFSTSLRPPAGRTRLRDLDRLRADLAILEDNFTDLIATHVVADLVLMALRSQRDEPADKLVQEATTYLHDHFSAPDLSLGELAELLGISAAQLSRRFKAVHAVTPVEYLRAIRLRKVRQLLAETNDKLQTIAGQTGYRSAFYLSRVFTNQTGQPPSGYRRTHRV from the coding sequence ATGCTGACGCTGGACGGTTACCTGCTTGCGCCACGCCGCGAGCGGTTCACGCTGGCCATCGACACCTACGAGACGTGGGCGCTGCTGCTGCCGAGGAACGGCGCCTTCGCGTTCGAAGTGACGGGGGTACCGCCCGGAACGGCAAGGTTCGGGGACATCGTGTTCTGCCCGCCCGGCGGGTCGTTGCAGCGGAGGATGCACAGCCCGGCGGCCATCTTCCACGCCCGCTTCAGCACCTCGCTGCGGCCACCGGCCGGCCGCACGCGGCTCCGCGACCTCGATCGCCTGCGCGCCGACCTGGCGATTCTGGAGGACAACTTCACCGACCTGATCGCGACGCACGTCGTCGCCGACCTCGTGCTGATGGCGCTGCGCTCGCAGCGGGACGAGCCCGCGGACAAGCTGGTGCAGGAGGCAACGACCTATCTGCACGACCACTTCTCCGCGCCGGACCTCTCGCTGGGCGAGCTGGCCGAACTGCTGGGCATCAGCGCCGCTCAACTGTCTCGCCGGTTCAAAGCCGTCCACGCTGTCACGCCGGTCGAGTACCTTCGCGCGATCCGCTTGCGGAAGGTCCGGCAACTGCTTGCCGAGACCAACGACAAGTTGCAGACGATCGCCGGGCAAACCGGCTACCGAAGCGCGTTCTACCTCAGCCGGGTCTTCACCAACCAGACAGGTCAGCCGCCATCCGGCTATCGCCGGACGCACCGCGTCTGA
- a CDS encoding LCP family protein — translation MGATPRRADRRTFRARNSSQAILLTVLSAILPGLGFLLAGRRRLGTIVLSATAALLGAAAYFGLARRDVILRLAVAPNRLLVATGLVVVLAVAWIWVVVASHKLLRPLTPTSIGRLAGALVVGLVCFGIAVPSTIAAQTVMAQRNLVGSVFQSEGTSKSATRPTVNAKDPWADTPRLNILLLGADDGAGRTGTRTDTVIVASIDTRTGATKLISLSRNWMRMPFPVNSPLHKVYPNGFWDPSLGDGEQPQYYLDAMYDTIPKKYPGILGPTDNEGADAVKLAASAALGLKIDYYVQVNLAGFQQIVDAVGGITVNVNYPVPIGGEYGIGPGANAPKKPSGYIEPGPNQHLDGYHALWFARGRYGLSDPSRQERQRCTIHALVNSVSPATLLTQYRQLAAASRQMLRTDIPQELLPALIQLGLKVKKAGVSSIDLDGAKNFPSGRDPDYAAMREIIRNALAAPKPHRSTTTSKKPATTTQSTQSTQSLDDACAYHPQANGA, via the coding sequence GTGGGAGCCACTCCGCGCCGCGCAGATCGCCGGACGTTCCGCGCCAGGAACAGTTCGCAGGCGATCCTGCTGACCGTGCTGAGCGCGATCCTTCCCGGCCTCGGATTCCTGCTCGCCGGCCGCCGACGGCTCGGAACGATCGTGCTGTCCGCGACCGCCGCCCTCCTCGGCGCCGCCGCGTACTTCGGCCTCGCGCGACGAGACGTGATCCTCCGGCTGGCGGTCGCTCCGAACCGCTTGCTGGTGGCAACCGGACTCGTTGTGGTCCTCGCCGTCGCGTGGATCTGGGTCGTCGTCGCGTCCCACAAGCTCCTGCGCCCGCTCACCCCGACGTCCATCGGCCGGTTGGCCGGCGCGCTGGTCGTCGGCCTGGTGTGCTTCGGGATCGCCGTACCCTCGACCATCGCGGCGCAGACCGTGATGGCGCAGCGCAACCTCGTCGGCAGCGTGTTCCAGTCCGAAGGTACGTCGAAGTCCGCGACCCGCCCCACGGTGAACGCGAAGGACCCGTGGGCGGACACACCGCGGCTGAACATCCTGCTGCTGGGCGCCGACGACGGCGCGGGCCGGACCGGCACCCGGACCGACACCGTGATCGTCGCGTCGATCGACACCCGGACCGGAGCAACCAAGCTGATCTCGCTGAGCCGGAACTGGATGCGAATGCCGTTCCCGGTCAACTCGCCCCTGCACAAGGTGTATCCGAACGGTTTCTGGGACCCCAGCCTCGGCGACGGCGAGCAACCGCAGTACTACCTCGACGCGATGTACGACACGATCCCGAAGAAGTACCCCGGCATCCTCGGCCCGACCGACAACGAAGGCGCCGACGCGGTCAAGCTGGCCGCGAGCGCGGCGCTCGGCCTGAAGATCGACTACTACGTCCAGGTGAACCTGGCCGGCTTCCAGCAGATCGTCGACGCGGTCGGCGGGATCACCGTGAACGTCAACTACCCGGTGCCGATCGGCGGCGAGTACGGCATCGGTCCCGGGGCGAACGCGCCGAAGAAGCCGTCCGGCTACATCGAGCCCGGCCCGAACCAGCACCTCGACGGCTACCACGCGCTGTGGTTCGCCCGCGGCAGGTACGGGCTGAGCGACCCGTCCCGCCAGGAACGCCAGCGCTGCACGATCCATGCCCTCGTCAACAGTGTCTCCCCCGCGACGCTGCTCACCCAGTACCGGCAGCTCGCGGCCGCGAGCCGGCAGATGCTGCGTACCGATATTCCGCAGGAACTCCTGCCCGCGCTGATCCAGCTCGGACTGAAGGTCAAGAAGGCCGGCGTGTCCAGCATCGATCTCGACGGCGCGAAGAATTTCCCGAGCGGTCGCGATCCCGATTACGCGGCCATGCGCGAAATCATCCGGAACGCACTCGCCGCCCCCAAACCGCATCGATCGACCACGACGTCGAAGAAGCCGGCCACCACCACACAGAGCACCCAGAGCACCCAGAGCCTGGACGACGCCTGCGCCTACCACCCGCAAGCGAACGGCGCCTGA